From the Homo sapiens chromosome 1, GRCh38.p14 Primary Assembly genome, one window contains:
- the TRAF3IP3 gene encoding TRAF3-interacting JNK-activating modulator isoform X6, translating to MKKVLLEMEDQKNSYEQKAKESLQKVLEEKMNAEQQLQSTQRSLALAEQKCEEWRSQYEALKEDWRTLGTQHRELESQLHVLQSKLQGADSRDLQMNQALRFLENEHQQLQAKIECLQGDRDLCSLDTQDLQDQLKRSEAEKLTLVTRVQQLQGLLQNQSLQLQEQEKLLTKKDQALPVWSPKSFPNEVEPEGTGKEKDWDLRDQLQKKTLQLQAKEKECRELHSELDNLSDEYLSCLRKLQHCREELNQSQQLPPRRQCGRWLPVLMVVIAAALAVFLANKDNLMI from the exons ATGAAAAAAGTACTACTGGAGATGGAAGACCAGAAAAACAGCTATGAGCAGAAGGCCAAGGAGTCACTGCAGAAAGTGCTGGAGGAGAAAATGAATGCAGAGCAGCAACTACAGAGCACACAG CGATCCCTGGCCCTGGCAGAGCAGAAGTGTGAAGAGTGGAGGAGCCAGTATGAGGCTCTGAAGGAGGACTGGAGGACCCTTGGGACCCAGCACAGGGAGCTGGAGAGCCAACTCCACGTGCTTCAGTCCAAACTGCAG GGAGCAGATAGCAGGGACTTACAGATGAACCAGGCCCTGCGATTTTTGGAAAATGAGCACCAGCAACTGCAGGCCAAGATTGAATGCCTGCAAGGGGACAGAGACCTGTGCAGCTTGGATACCCAGGACCTACAAG ATCAACTAAAAAGGTCAGAGGCAGAGAAACTCACCCTGGTGACCAGAGTACAGCAGTTGCAGG GTTTGCTTCAAAATCAATCCTTACAGCTTCAAGAACAGGAGAAACTCTTAACAAAGAAAG ATCAGGCTTTGCCCGTGTGGAGTCCAAAGTCCTTCCCTAACGAAGTGGAGCCTGAGGGTACAGGGAAGGAGAAAGACTGGGATCTCAGAGACCAGCTGCAAAAGAAGACTTTGCAGCTCCAGGCCAAGGAAAAGGAG TGCAGAGAACTGCATTCAGAATTAGACAACCTCAGTGACGAGTATCTCTCCTGCCTGCGTAAGCTGCAGCACTGTCGAGAAGAGCTGAACCAGAGCCAGCAGCTGCCTCCCAGA AGGCAATGTGGGCGATGGCTCCCAGTGCTGATGGTGGTGATTGCTGCAGCACTGGCAGTGTTCCTGGCCAATAAAGACAACCTGATGATCTGA
- the TRAF3IP3 gene encoding TRAF3-interacting JNK-activating modulator isoform 2 (isoform 2 is encoded by transcript variant 2) — protein MKKVLLEMEDQKNSYEQKAKESLQKVLEEKMNAEQQLQSTQRSLALAEQKCEEWRSQYEALKEDWRTLGTQHRELESQLHVLQSKLQGADSRDLQMNQALRFLENEHQQLQAKIECLQGDRDLCSLDTQDLQDQLKRSEAEKLTLVTRVQQLQGLLQNQSLQLQEQEKLLTKKGQQIYYHKF, from the exons ATGAAAAAAGTACTACTGGAGATGGAAGACCAGAAAAACAGCTATGAGCAGAAGGCCAAGGAGTCACTGCAGAAAGTGCTGGAGGAGAAAATGAATGCAGAGCAGCAACTACAGAGCACACAG CGATCCCTGGCCCTGGCAGAGCAGAAGTGTGAAGAGTGGAGGAGCCAGTATGAGGCTCTGAAGGAGGACTGGAGGACCCTTGGGACCCAGCACAGGGAGCTGGAGAGCCAACTCCACGTGCTTCAGTCCAAACTGCAG GGAGCAGATAGCAGGGACTTACAGATGAACCAGGCCCTGCGATTTTTGGAAAATGAGCACCAGCAACTGCAGGCCAAGATTGAATGCCTGCAAGGGGACAGAGACCTGTGCAGCTTGGATACCCAGGACCTACAAG ATCAACTAAAAAGGTCAGAGGCAGAGAAACTCACCCTGGTGACCAGAGTACAGCAGTTGCAGG GTTTGCTTCAAAATCAATCCTTACAGCTTCAAGAACAGGAGAAACTCTTAACAAAGAAAGGTCAGCAAATTTATTACCACAAATTCTAA
- the C1orf74 gene encoding UPF0739 protein C1orf74 — protein MLLLDLMSSPSPQLLVAAAQQTLGMGKRRSPPQAICLHLAGEVLAVARGLKPAVLYDCNCAGASELQSYLEELKGLGFLTFGLHILEIGENSLIVSPEHVCQHLEQVLLGTIAFVDVSSCQRHPSVCSLDQLQDLKALVAEIITHLQGLQRDLSLAVSYSRLHSSDWNLCTVFGILLGYPVPYTFHLNQGDDNCLALTPLRVFTARISWLLGQPPILLYSFSVPESLFPGLRDILNTWEKDLRTRFRTQNDFADLSISSEIVTLPAVAL, from the coding sequence ATGTTGCTTCTAGATCTCATGTCATCACCGAGCCCTCAGCTGCTGGTGGCAGCTGCTCAGCAGACCCTTGGCATGGGAAAGAGACGGAGTCCACCCCAAGCCATCTGCCTTCACTTAGCTGGAGAGGTGCTGGCTGTGGCCCGGGGACTGAAGCCAGCTGTGCTCTATGATTGCAACTGTGCAGGGGCATCAGAGCTCCAGAGCTATCTGGAGGAGCTGAAGGGGCTTGGCTTCCTGACTTTTGGACTTCACATCCTTGAGATTGGAGAAAACAGCCTGATTGTCAGTCCTGAGCATGTATGTCAGCACTTGGAGCAGGTGCTGCTTGGTACCATAGCCTTTGTGGATGTTTCCAGCTGCCAGCGTCACCCTTCTGTCTGCTCCCTGGACCAGCTTCAGGACTTGAAGGCCCTCGTGGCTGAGATCATCACACATTTGCAGGGGCTGCAGAGGGACTTATCTCTAGCAGTCTCCTACAGCAGGCTCCATTCCTCAGACTGGAATCTGTGTACTGTATTTGGGATCCTCCTGGGCTATCCTGTTCCCTATACCTTTCACCTGAACCAGGGAGATGACAACTGCTTAGCTCTGACTCCACTACGAGTATTCACTGCCCGGATCTCATGGTTGCTAGGTCAACCCCCAATCCTGCTCTATTCTTTTAGTGTCCCAGAGAGTTTGTTCCCAGGCCTGAGGGACATTCTAAACACCTGGGAGAAGGACCTCAGAACCCGATTTAGGACTCAGAATGACTTTGCTGATCTCAGCATCTCCTCTGAGATAGTCACACTGCCGGCTGTGGCCCTCTGA